The Juglans regia cultivar Chandler chromosome 2, Walnut 2.0, whole genome shotgun sequence genome includes a window with the following:
- the LOC118347700 gene encoding uncharacterized protein LOC118347700, translating to MNVPSRVKVFAWRACKNGLPTLQNLKTRKFVKEATCEWCKEDDEDTDHALLSCKTAREVWAALLPEVTRDASHKSLLDIAMQIQFRGNNGDLEKLFLIAWGVCQKPNGGKAMCRWLPSEQGMLKLNVDGAVFASQQRAGVGVILRDDKGEVILSACKKENDINDHLEIELIAILRGLQICLPLGIPQLVIESDSLLLVDEIQNDKAPRSLHGNLVTQIKQLMQRLQKCFIQHSGRLGNSVAHGMARHAWNVDDLVTWWGSYPHCIAQVIWSDSML from the exons ATGAATGTGCCAAGTCGAGTCAAGGTCTTTGCGTGGAGGGCCTGCAAGAATGGACTACCAACTttgcaaaatctcaaaacacGCAAGTTTGTTAAGGAAGCTACCTGTGAGTGGTGTAAAGAGGATGATGAAGATACCGATCATGCTCTACTAAGTTGCAAAACTGCTAGGGAGGTGTGGGCTGCGCTGCTTCCAGAGGTCACCAGAGATGCTTCACACAAAAGCTTGTTAGACATTGCAATGCAGATTCAGTTTAGGGGCAATAATGGAGACTTGGAAAAGCTATTTTTGATAGCATGGGGTGTGTG CCAAAAACCTAATGGTGGAAAGGCAATGTGTCGATGGCTGCCTTCTGAACAAGGAATGCTGAAACTTAATGTGGATGGGGCAGTATTTGCAAGCCAACAAAGGGCGGGGGTGGGAGTTATCCTTCGAGATGACAAAGGTGAAGTTATACTCTCAGCTTGCAAGAAGGAAAATGACATTAATGACCATCTTGAGATCGAACTGATAGCAATCTTGAGAGGCCTCCAGATTTGTCTCCCTCTTGGAATTCCACAACTTGTTATTGAGAGTGACTCTTTGCTCCTGGTTGATGAAATACAAAATGACAAAGCTCCAAGATCACTTCATGGAAATCTTGTGACACAGATAAAACAGCTTATGCAGAGATTACAAAAGTGTTTTATACAACACAGTGGCCGTTTAGGCAATAGTGTAGCCCATGGGATGGCTAGACATGCATGGAATGTTGATGATTTAGTAACTTGGTGGGGTTCTTATCCTCATTGTATTGCCCAAGTTATTTGGTCTGATTCTATGTTGtaa